The following proteins are encoded in a genomic region of Canis lupus familiaris isolate Mischka breed German Shepherd chromosome 6, alternate assembly UU_Cfam_GSD_1.0, whole genome shotgun sequence:
- the LAMTOR4 gene encoding ragulator complex protein LAMTOR4 isoform X5, whose amino-acid sequence MVSEDACAGVRARGSTSALTQGLERIPDQLGYLVLSEGAVLASSGDLENDEQAASAISELVSTACGFRLHHSTNIPFKRLSGVSPLQWSLENTRCW is encoded by the exons ATGGTGAGTGAGGACGCATGCGCGGGAGTACGCGCTAGGGGTTCT ACTTCTGCACTGACCCAGGGGCTGGAGCGAATCCCAGACCAGCTTGGCTACCTGGTGCTGAGTGAAGGCGCAGTGCTGGCG TCATCTGGGGATCTAGAGAATGACGAGCAGGCAGCCAGTGCCATCTCTGAGCTGGTCAGCACAGCCTGTGGTTTCCGGCTGCACCACAGCACGAATATACCCTTCAAGCGCCTGTCCG GTGTGTCTCCTCTCCAGTGGTCTTTGGAGAACACACGCTGCTGGTGA
- the LAMTOR4 gene encoding ragulator complex protein LAMTOR4 isoform X1, translating to MVSEDACAGVRARGSTSALTQGLERIPDQLGYLVLSEGAVLASSGDLENDEQAASAISELVSTACGFRLHHSTNIPFKRLSGGGRCVSSPVVFGEHTLLVTVSGQRVFVVKRQNRGREPVDV from the exons ATGGTGAGTGAGGACGCATGCGCGGGAGTACGCGCTAGGGGTTCT ACTTCTGCACTGACCCAGGGGCTGGAGCGAATCCCAGACCAGCTTGGCTACCTGGTGCTGAGTGAAGGCGCAGTGCTGGCG TCATCTGGGGATCTAGAGAATGACGAGCAGGCAGCCAGTGCCATCTCTGAGCTGGTCAGCACAGCCTGTGGTTTCCGGCTGCACCACAGCACGAATATACCCTTCAAGCGCCTGTCCG gTGGGGGAAGGTGTGTCTCCTCTCCAGTGGTCTTTGGAGAACACACGCTGCTGGTGACCGTGTCAGGACAGAGGGTATTTGTGGTGAAGAGGCAGAACCGAGGCCGGGAGCCTGTTGACGTCTGA
- the LAMTOR4 gene encoding ragulator complex protein LAMTOR4 isoform X4, whose amino-acid sequence MTSALTQGLERIPDQLGYLVLSEGAVLASSGDLENDEQAASAISELVSTACGFRLHHSTNIPFKRLSVVFGEHTLLVTVSGQRVFVVKRQNRGREPVDV is encoded by the exons ATG ACTTCTGCACTGACCCAGGGGCTGGAGCGAATCCCAGACCAGCTTGGCTACCTGGTGCTGAGTGAAGGCGCAGTGCTGGCG TCATCTGGGGATCTAGAGAATGACGAGCAGGCAGCCAGTGCCATCTCTGAGCTGGTCAGCACAGCCTGTGGTTTCCGGCTGCACCACAGCACGAATATACCCTTCAAGCGCCTGTCCG TGGTCTTTGGAGAACACACGCTGCTGGTGACCGTGTCAGGACAGAGGGTATTTGTGGTGAAGAGGCAGAACCGAGGCCGGGAGCCTGTTGACGTCTGA
- the LAMTOR4 gene encoding ragulator complex protein LAMTOR4 isoform X2: protein MVSEDACAGVRARGSTSALTQGLERIPDQLGYLVLSEGAVLASSGDLENDEQAASAISELVSTACGFRLHHSTNIPFKRLSVVFGEHTLLVTVSGQRVFVVKRQNRGREPVDV, encoded by the exons ATGGTGAGTGAGGACGCATGCGCGGGAGTACGCGCTAGGGGTTCT ACTTCTGCACTGACCCAGGGGCTGGAGCGAATCCCAGACCAGCTTGGCTACCTGGTGCTGAGTGAAGGCGCAGTGCTGGCG TCATCTGGGGATCTAGAGAATGACGAGCAGGCAGCCAGTGCCATCTCTGAGCTGGTCAGCACAGCCTGTGGTTTCCGGCTGCACCACAGCACGAATATACCCTTCAAGCGCCTGTCCG TGGTCTTTGGAGAACACACGCTGCTGGTGACCGTGTCAGGACAGAGGGTATTTGTGGTGAAGAGGCAGAACCGAGGCCGGGAGCCTGTTGACGTCTGA
- the LAMTOR4 gene encoding ragulator complex protein LAMTOR4 isoform X3: MTSALTQGLERIPDQLGYLVLSEGAVLASSGDLENDEQAASAISELVSTACGFRLHHSTNIPFKRLSGGGRCVSSPVVFGEHTLLVTVSGQRVFVVKRQNRGREPVDV, encoded by the exons ATG ACTTCTGCACTGACCCAGGGGCTGGAGCGAATCCCAGACCAGCTTGGCTACCTGGTGCTGAGTGAAGGCGCAGTGCTGGCG TCATCTGGGGATCTAGAGAATGACGAGCAGGCAGCCAGTGCCATCTCTGAGCTGGTCAGCACAGCCTGTGGTTTCCGGCTGCACCACAGCACGAATATACCCTTCAAGCGCCTGTCCG gTGGGGGAAGGTGTGTCTCCTCTCCAGTGGTCTTTGGAGAACACACGCTGCTGGTGACCGTGTCAGGACAGAGGGTATTTGTGGTGAAGAGGCAGAACCGAGGCCGGGAGCCTGTTGACGTCTGA